The following proteins are encoded in a genomic region of Primulina huaijiensis isolate GDHJ02 chromosome 3, ASM1229523v2, whole genome shotgun sequence:
- the LOC140973486 gene encoding uncharacterized protein isoform X2 encodes MEVEKRGIKGGFSQLLDWNSKSRKKLFSSKPEVPDAKSSNPIKENFCESVIARPQPGSKHGFAPNTRVHIDDHNASSATGDLEAGTKAPGVVARLMGLDSLPSTNFNDPCCTPFMESRTVRDSNYLRAVPTSQSEHDIVVFENVRNKLDGLTQNPLDLRMQKVHSRPVERFQSEVMPPKFAKPISITHHRLLSPIKSPGFIPRKNAVYIIEAATKIIERSPRPGIKEKPPSLVSSSPPIRIRDLKEKMEAAQRSYISSDSSQKNKEQNFVKNKKKQLSVEDLGQSKDSFLHEVSEESKRVNSRRVRSKEKSVLLAVQAKANIQMKDKLTPVSNISPEKQKEIRDAKPGLLSGNMPSRQQKVEKKSSSRRPSEVLKPNNRKQNFVFVKDTEKFEPSFPDLKNRKESNLSVDYVDGRKVIKTVNKIVVNGVVTSRTANSMATDPVKPISSSKTKSSKTRRLIQRNTQFDGSVPLKSSSLKDEKSGKCNIASESSSKWDAMEKKSLDVVSFTFTSPIKKSGAGSNLCDPTSEVTCSVSPGSLSCKSDLRNSDASNSGFIRISGDALSVLLEQKLKELTSRVELSQQDLSEFSSSANISPSVNLVNSLPIDEDVCQGQLETKNPNGCSSVNKPFLRGEKENKGLVDMDKEGSDRKIESQRHVSLQMSGSFASLPSFSGSSCYSFDFGRNVIMEGRMQYLSPESYEGTNWSLTGKSHLSECDVEISDTASSLSVGTLCETVASSLYATDLKDTPFWELHYIKAIFDSAESMIEDFALGQAHTIIPPNVFSQLEDQLTDSNKLTEDRFVLERKLLFDRVNEYLETDSKIVIAGSCKAWAKQTALSYRKQWFAEELYKEISRWQLADEVMVDELVDKDMSSKIGKWVDFGMEACEEGKEMEERILSSLVDDLIDDFLS; translated from the exons ATGGAGGTTGAAAAGCGAGGAATAAAAGGCGGATTTTCTCAGTTGCTCGACTGGAACAGTAAATCTCGAAAGAAACTATTCTCTAGCAAACCTGAAGTACCTG ATGCCAAGAGTTCGAATCCAATTAAGGAAAATTTTTGTGAGTCCGTGATTGCACGACCTCAGCCG GGATCGAAACATGGATTTGCTCCAAATACTAGAGTTCACATTGATGATCATAATGCTTCGTCAGCGACTGGTGATTTAGAGGCTGGAACAAAAGCACCTGGGGTAGTGGCACGTCTGATGGGACTGGATTCATTGCCCTCTACAAATTTTAATGATCCTTGTTGTACTCCTTTTATGGAGTCTCGCACTGTCAGAGATTCGAATTACTTGAGGGCTGTTCCTACATCTCAAAGCGAGCATGATATTGTAGTATTTGAGAATGTGCGAAACAAATTGGATGGACTAACTCAGAATCCTTTAGACCTGCGGATGCAGAAGGTTCACAGCCGACCAGTCGAAAGGTTTCAAAGTGAAGTTATGCCACCCAAATTTGCTAAACCTATATCCATTACTCATCACAGACTCTTATCTCCCATTAAAAGCCCTGGATTCATCCCACGTAAAAATGCAGTTTATATAATTGAGGCAGCTACCAAAATCATCGAACGAAGTCCACGGCCTGGCATTAAAGAAAAGCCGCCATCACTTGTGTCTTCATCTCCTCCAATTAGAATTCGGGACTTGAAGGAAAAGATGGAGGCTGCCCAGCGATCGTATATATCATCTGATTCATCGCAGAAAAACAAAGAGcaaaattttgttaagaatAAGAAGAAACAACTAAGTGTTGAAGATCTGGGCCAATCAAAGGACAGCTTCTTGCACGAAGTTTCTGAAGAATCTAAAAGAGTCAACTCCCGAAGAGTAAGGAGCAAGGAAAAATCGGTTTTGCTTGCAGTCCAGGCAAAGGCCAACATTCAGATGAAGGATAAGTTAACTCCAGTTAGTAACATAAGTCCTGAGAAGCAGAAAGAAATTCGTGATGCCAAACCTGGACTTCTCAGTGGGAATATGCCAAGTAGGCAACAGAAAGTGGAGAAGAAAAGTTCATCCAGAAGGCCTTCTGAGGTGCTCAAACCTAACAATCGGAAGCAGAATTTTGTATTTGTCAAAGACACAGAAAAATTTGAACCTTCATTTCCAGACTTGAAAAACAGAAAAGAGTCTAATTTGTCAGTTGATTATGTAGATGGGAGGAAGGTCATTAAGACTGTAAATAAGATTGTCGTTAATGGCGTTGTAACATCGAGGACAGCAAATTCGATGGCTACTGATCCGGTAAAACCAATTTCatcttcaaaaacaaaatcttCAAAGACAAGAAGATTAATCCAGCGGAATACTCAATTTGATGGTAGTGTTCCTCTGAAATCATCGtctttaaaagatgaaaaatcTGGAAAGTGTAATATAGCATCTGAAAGTAGTTCTAAATGGGATGCAATGGAGAAGAAAAGTTTGGATGTTGTGTCATTCACATTTACATCTCCAATCAAAAAGTCAGGTGCTGGTTCCAATTTATGTGATCCGACCTCAGAAGTTACTTGCTCTGTGTCTCCTGGATCTTTGTCATGCAAATCTGACTTGAGAAATTCTGATGCATCCAATTCAGGGTTTATTAGAATTAGTGGAGATGCTTTAAGTGTGCTTTTGGAACAAAAGCTCAAAGAATTAACATCTAGGGTTGAGTTGTCGCAGCAAGACTTGTCTGAGTTTTCTAGTTCTGCAAACATTAGTCCCTCTGTCAATTTGGTGAATTCATTGCCAATTGATGAAGATGTATGCCAAGGCCAACTGGAAACCAAGAACCCCAATGGTTGCTCTTCTGTCAACAAACCTTTTCTCAGAGGGGAGAAAGAAAACAAG gGACTAGTAGACATGGACAAGGAAGGTAGCGACAGGAAAATTGAAAGTCAGAGACATGTCAGTTTGCAAATGTCCGGTTCATTTGCCAGTCTGCCTTCTTTCTCAGGATCTAGCTGCTACTCGTTCGATTTTGGCAGAAATGTAATAATGGAAG GTAGAATGCAATATTTATCCCCTGAATCTTATGAGGGGACGAATTGGAGCTTGACAGGGAAATCCCACCTATCTGAATGTGATGTGGAAATATCAGATACCGCCTCATCACTCTCTGTGGGGACTCTATGTGAAACTGTTGCTTCAAGCTTATATGCAACAGATTTGAAGGATACGCCATTCTGGGAGTTACATTATATTAAAGCTATATTTGACAGCGCAGAGTCGATGATAGAAGATTTTGCATTGGGACAAGCTCACACGATCATACCTCCCAACGTCTTTAGCCAGTTAGAGGATCAACTCACTGACTCAAACAAACTTACGGAAGATCGTTTTGTTCTTGAACGTAAGCTACTGTTTGACCGTGTGAACGAATATCTGGAAACTGATAGTAAGATAGTTATTGCTGGAAGTTGCAAAGCCTGGGCTAAACAAACAGCACTTTCCTATAGGAAGCAATGGTTTGCTGAAGAATTGTACAAGGAAATATCAAGGTGGCAATTGGCAGATGAAGTGATGGTGGATGAGCTGGTAGACAAGGACATGAGTTCAAAAATTGGGAAATGGGTCGATTTCGGAATGGAAGCGTGTGAAGAAGGTAAAGAAATGGAGGAAAGAATATTGAGTTCTTTGGTAGATGACTTGATTGATGATTTCTTATCCTGA
- the LOC140973486 gene encoding uncharacterized protein isoform X3, whose protein sequence is MEVEKRGIKGGFSQLLDWNSKSRKKLFSSKPEVPDAKSSNPIKENFCESVIARPQPGSKHGFAPNTRVHIDDHNASSATGDLEAGTKAPGVVARLMGLDSLPSTNFNDPCCTPFMESRTVRDSNYLRAVPTSQSEHDIVVFENVRNKLDGLTQNPLDLRMQKVHSRPVERFQSEVMPPKFAKPISITHHRLLSPIKSPGFIPRKNAVYIIEAATKIIERSPRPGIKEKPPSLVSSSPPIRIRDLKEKMEAAQRSYISSDSSQKNKEQNFVKNKKKQLSVEDLGQSKDSFLHEVSEESKRVNSRRVRSKEKSVLLAVQAKANIQMKDKLTPVSNISPEKQKEIRDAKPGLLSGNMPSRQQKVEKKSSSRRPSEVLKPNNRKQNFVFVKDTEKFEPSFPDLKNRKESNLSVDYVDGRKVIKTVNKIVVNGVVTSRTANSMATDPVKPISSSKTKSSKTRRLIQRNTQFDGSVPLKSSSLKDEKSGKCNIASESSSKWDAMEKKSLDVVSFTFTSPIKKSGFIRISGDALSVLLEQKLKELTSRVELSQQDLSEFSSSANISPSVNLVNSLPIDEDVCQGQLETKNPNGCSSVNKPFLRGEKENKGLVDMDKEGSDRKIESQRHVSLQMSGSFASLPSFSGSSCYSFDFGRNVIMEVSGRMQYLSPESYEGTNWSLTGKSHLSECDVEISDTASSLSVGTLCETVASSLYATDLKDTPFWELHYIKAIFDSAESMIEDFALGQAHTIIPPNVFSQLEDQLTDSNKLTEDRFVLERKLLFDRVNEYLETDSKIVIAGSCKAWAKQTALSYRKQWFAEELYKEISRWQLADEVMVDELVDKDMSSKIGKWVDFGMEACEEGKEMEERILSSLVDDLIDDFLS, encoded by the exons ATGGAGGTTGAAAAGCGAGGAATAAAAGGCGGATTTTCTCAGTTGCTCGACTGGAACAGTAAATCTCGAAAGAAACTATTCTCTAGCAAACCTGAAGTACCTG ATGCCAAGAGTTCGAATCCAATTAAGGAAAATTTTTGTGAGTCCGTGATTGCACGACCTCAGCCG GGATCGAAACATGGATTTGCTCCAAATACTAGAGTTCACATTGATGATCATAATGCTTCGTCAGCGACTGGTGATTTAGAGGCTGGAACAAAAGCACCTGGGGTAGTGGCACGTCTGATGGGACTGGATTCATTGCCCTCTACAAATTTTAATGATCCTTGTTGTACTCCTTTTATGGAGTCTCGCACTGTCAGAGATTCGAATTACTTGAGGGCTGTTCCTACATCTCAAAGCGAGCATGATATTGTAGTATTTGAGAATGTGCGAAACAAATTGGATGGACTAACTCAGAATCCTTTAGACCTGCGGATGCAGAAGGTTCACAGCCGACCAGTCGAAAGGTTTCAAAGTGAAGTTATGCCACCCAAATTTGCTAAACCTATATCCATTACTCATCACAGACTCTTATCTCCCATTAAAAGCCCTGGATTCATCCCACGTAAAAATGCAGTTTATATAATTGAGGCAGCTACCAAAATCATCGAACGAAGTCCACGGCCTGGCATTAAAGAAAAGCCGCCATCACTTGTGTCTTCATCTCCTCCAATTAGAATTCGGGACTTGAAGGAAAAGATGGAGGCTGCCCAGCGATCGTATATATCATCTGATTCATCGCAGAAAAACAAAGAGcaaaattttgttaagaatAAGAAGAAACAACTAAGTGTTGAAGATCTGGGCCAATCAAAGGACAGCTTCTTGCACGAAGTTTCTGAAGAATCTAAAAGAGTCAACTCCCGAAGAGTAAGGAGCAAGGAAAAATCGGTTTTGCTTGCAGTCCAGGCAAAGGCCAACATTCAGATGAAGGATAAGTTAACTCCAGTTAGTAACATAAGTCCTGAGAAGCAGAAAGAAATTCGTGATGCCAAACCTGGACTTCTCAGTGGGAATATGCCAAGTAGGCAACAGAAAGTGGAGAAGAAAAGTTCATCCAGAAGGCCTTCTGAGGTGCTCAAACCTAACAATCGGAAGCAGAATTTTGTATTTGTCAAAGACACAGAAAAATTTGAACCTTCATTTCCAGACTTGAAAAACAGAAAAGAGTCTAATTTGTCAGTTGATTATGTAGATGGGAGGAAGGTCATTAAGACTGTAAATAAGATTGTCGTTAATGGCGTTGTAACATCGAGGACAGCAAATTCGATGGCTACTGATCCGGTAAAACCAATTTCatcttcaaaaacaaaatcttCAAAGACAAGAAGATTAATCCAGCGGAATACTCAATTTGATGGTAGTGTTCCTCTGAAATCATCGtctttaaaagatgaaaaatcTGGAAAGTGTAATATAGCATCTGAAAGTAGTTCTAAATGGGATGCAATGGAGAAGAAAAGTTTGGATGTTGTGTCATTCACATTTACATCTCCAATCAAAAAGTCAG GGTTTATTAGAATTAGTGGAGATGCTTTAAGTGTGCTTTTGGAACAAAAGCTCAAAGAATTAACATCTAGGGTTGAGTTGTCGCAGCAAGACTTGTCTGAGTTTTCTAGTTCTGCAAACATTAGTCCCTCTGTCAATTTGGTGAATTCATTGCCAATTGATGAAGATGTATGCCAAGGCCAACTGGAAACCAAGAACCCCAATGGTTGCTCTTCTGTCAACAAACCTTTTCTCAGAGGGGAGAAAGAAAACAAG gGACTAGTAGACATGGACAAGGAAGGTAGCGACAGGAAAATTGAAAGTCAGAGACATGTCAGTTTGCAAATGTCCGGTTCATTTGCCAGTCTGCCTTCTTTCTCAGGATCTAGCTGCTACTCGTTCGATTTTGGCAGAAATGTAATAATGGAAG TTTCAGGTAGAATGCAATATTTATCCCCTGAATCTTATGAGGGGACGAATTGGAGCTTGACAGGGAAATCCCACCTATCTGAATGTGATGTGGAAATATCAGATACCGCCTCATCACTCTCTGTGGGGACTCTATGTGAAACTGTTGCTTCAAGCTTATATGCAACAGATTTGAAGGATACGCCATTCTGGGAGTTACATTATATTAAAGCTATATTTGACAGCGCAGAGTCGATGATAGAAGATTTTGCATTGGGACAAGCTCACACGATCATACCTCCCAACGTCTTTAGCCAGTTAGAGGATCAACTCACTGACTCAAACAAACTTACGGAAGATCGTTTTGTTCTTGAACGTAAGCTACTGTTTGACCGTGTGAACGAATATCTGGAAACTGATAGTAAGATAGTTATTGCTGGAAGTTGCAAAGCCTGGGCTAAACAAACAGCACTTTCCTATAGGAAGCAATGGTTTGCTGAAGAATTGTACAAGGAAATATCAAGGTGGCAATTGGCAGATGAAGTGATGGTGGATGAGCTGGTAGACAAGGACATGAGTTCAAAAATTGGGAAATGGGTCGATTTCGGAATGGAAGCGTGTGAAGAAGGTAAAGAAATGGAGGAAAGAATATTGAGTTCTTTGGTAGATGACTTGATTGATGATTTCTTATCCTGA
- the LOC140973486 gene encoding uncharacterized protein isoform X1 produces MEVEKRGIKGGFSQLLDWNSKSRKKLFSSKPEVPDAKSSNPIKENFCESVIARPQPGSKHGFAPNTRVHIDDHNASSATGDLEAGTKAPGVVARLMGLDSLPSTNFNDPCCTPFMESRTVRDSNYLRAVPTSQSEHDIVVFENVRNKLDGLTQNPLDLRMQKVHSRPVERFQSEVMPPKFAKPISITHHRLLSPIKSPGFIPRKNAVYIIEAATKIIERSPRPGIKEKPPSLVSSSPPIRIRDLKEKMEAAQRSYISSDSSQKNKEQNFVKNKKKQLSVEDLGQSKDSFLHEVSEESKRVNSRRVRSKEKSVLLAVQAKANIQMKDKLTPVSNISPEKQKEIRDAKPGLLSGNMPSRQQKVEKKSSSRRPSEVLKPNNRKQNFVFVKDTEKFEPSFPDLKNRKESNLSVDYVDGRKVIKTVNKIVVNGVVTSRTANSMATDPVKPISSSKTKSSKTRRLIQRNTQFDGSVPLKSSSLKDEKSGKCNIASESSSKWDAMEKKSLDVVSFTFTSPIKKSGAGSNLCDPTSEVTCSVSPGSLSCKSDLRNSDASNSGFIRISGDALSVLLEQKLKELTSRVELSQQDLSEFSSSANISPSVNLVNSLPIDEDVCQGQLETKNPNGCSSVNKPFLRGEKENKGLVDMDKEGSDRKIESQRHVSLQMSGSFASLPSFSGSSCYSFDFGRNVIMEVSGRMQYLSPESYEGTNWSLTGKSHLSECDVEISDTASSLSVGTLCETVASSLYATDLKDTPFWELHYIKAIFDSAESMIEDFALGQAHTIIPPNVFSQLEDQLTDSNKLTEDRFVLERKLLFDRVNEYLETDSKIVIAGSCKAWAKQTALSYRKQWFAEELYKEISRWQLADEVMVDELVDKDMSSKIGKWVDFGMEACEEGKEMEERILSSLVDDLIDDFLS; encoded by the exons ATGGAGGTTGAAAAGCGAGGAATAAAAGGCGGATTTTCTCAGTTGCTCGACTGGAACAGTAAATCTCGAAAGAAACTATTCTCTAGCAAACCTGAAGTACCTG ATGCCAAGAGTTCGAATCCAATTAAGGAAAATTTTTGTGAGTCCGTGATTGCACGACCTCAGCCG GGATCGAAACATGGATTTGCTCCAAATACTAGAGTTCACATTGATGATCATAATGCTTCGTCAGCGACTGGTGATTTAGAGGCTGGAACAAAAGCACCTGGGGTAGTGGCACGTCTGATGGGACTGGATTCATTGCCCTCTACAAATTTTAATGATCCTTGTTGTACTCCTTTTATGGAGTCTCGCACTGTCAGAGATTCGAATTACTTGAGGGCTGTTCCTACATCTCAAAGCGAGCATGATATTGTAGTATTTGAGAATGTGCGAAACAAATTGGATGGACTAACTCAGAATCCTTTAGACCTGCGGATGCAGAAGGTTCACAGCCGACCAGTCGAAAGGTTTCAAAGTGAAGTTATGCCACCCAAATTTGCTAAACCTATATCCATTACTCATCACAGACTCTTATCTCCCATTAAAAGCCCTGGATTCATCCCACGTAAAAATGCAGTTTATATAATTGAGGCAGCTACCAAAATCATCGAACGAAGTCCACGGCCTGGCATTAAAGAAAAGCCGCCATCACTTGTGTCTTCATCTCCTCCAATTAGAATTCGGGACTTGAAGGAAAAGATGGAGGCTGCCCAGCGATCGTATATATCATCTGATTCATCGCAGAAAAACAAAGAGcaaaattttgttaagaatAAGAAGAAACAACTAAGTGTTGAAGATCTGGGCCAATCAAAGGACAGCTTCTTGCACGAAGTTTCTGAAGAATCTAAAAGAGTCAACTCCCGAAGAGTAAGGAGCAAGGAAAAATCGGTTTTGCTTGCAGTCCAGGCAAAGGCCAACATTCAGATGAAGGATAAGTTAACTCCAGTTAGTAACATAAGTCCTGAGAAGCAGAAAGAAATTCGTGATGCCAAACCTGGACTTCTCAGTGGGAATATGCCAAGTAGGCAACAGAAAGTGGAGAAGAAAAGTTCATCCAGAAGGCCTTCTGAGGTGCTCAAACCTAACAATCGGAAGCAGAATTTTGTATTTGTCAAAGACACAGAAAAATTTGAACCTTCATTTCCAGACTTGAAAAACAGAAAAGAGTCTAATTTGTCAGTTGATTATGTAGATGGGAGGAAGGTCATTAAGACTGTAAATAAGATTGTCGTTAATGGCGTTGTAACATCGAGGACAGCAAATTCGATGGCTACTGATCCGGTAAAACCAATTTCatcttcaaaaacaaaatcttCAAAGACAAGAAGATTAATCCAGCGGAATACTCAATTTGATGGTAGTGTTCCTCTGAAATCATCGtctttaaaagatgaaaaatcTGGAAAGTGTAATATAGCATCTGAAAGTAGTTCTAAATGGGATGCAATGGAGAAGAAAAGTTTGGATGTTGTGTCATTCACATTTACATCTCCAATCAAAAAGTCAGGTGCTGGTTCCAATTTATGTGATCCGACCTCAGAAGTTACTTGCTCTGTGTCTCCTGGATCTTTGTCATGCAAATCTGACTTGAGAAATTCTGATGCATCCAATTCAGGGTTTATTAGAATTAGTGGAGATGCTTTAAGTGTGCTTTTGGAACAAAAGCTCAAAGAATTAACATCTAGGGTTGAGTTGTCGCAGCAAGACTTGTCTGAGTTTTCTAGTTCTGCAAACATTAGTCCCTCTGTCAATTTGGTGAATTCATTGCCAATTGATGAAGATGTATGCCAAGGCCAACTGGAAACCAAGAACCCCAATGGTTGCTCTTCTGTCAACAAACCTTTTCTCAGAGGGGAGAAAGAAAACAAG gGACTAGTAGACATGGACAAGGAAGGTAGCGACAGGAAAATTGAAAGTCAGAGACATGTCAGTTTGCAAATGTCCGGTTCATTTGCCAGTCTGCCTTCTTTCTCAGGATCTAGCTGCTACTCGTTCGATTTTGGCAGAAATGTAATAATGGAAG TTTCAGGTAGAATGCAATATTTATCCCCTGAATCTTATGAGGGGACGAATTGGAGCTTGACAGGGAAATCCCACCTATCTGAATGTGATGTGGAAATATCAGATACCGCCTCATCACTCTCTGTGGGGACTCTATGTGAAACTGTTGCTTCAAGCTTATATGCAACAGATTTGAAGGATACGCCATTCTGGGAGTTACATTATATTAAAGCTATATTTGACAGCGCAGAGTCGATGATAGAAGATTTTGCATTGGGACAAGCTCACACGATCATACCTCCCAACGTCTTTAGCCAGTTAGAGGATCAACTCACTGACTCAAACAAACTTACGGAAGATCGTTTTGTTCTTGAACGTAAGCTACTGTTTGACCGTGTGAACGAATATCTGGAAACTGATAGTAAGATAGTTATTGCTGGAAGTTGCAAAGCCTGGGCTAAACAAACAGCACTTTCCTATAGGAAGCAATGGTTTGCTGAAGAATTGTACAAGGAAATATCAAGGTGGCAATTGGCAGATGAAGTGATGGTGGATGAGCTGGTAGACAAGGACATGAGTTCAAAAATTGGGAAATGGGTCGATTTCGGAATGGAAGCGTGTGAAGAAGGTAAAGAAATGGAGGAAAGAATATTGAGTTCTTTGGTAGATGACTTGATTGATGATTTCTTATCCTGA